A region of Acidobacteriota bacterium DNA encodes the following proteins:
- a CDS encoding peptidylprolyl isomerase, producing the protein MRGHRALLLLVALAVLFGCPIGGPQPAPDLAARIDDEAVRYREFELYLEELLGESGSSLESTVLSRLFDGFLEERLLVKLAVDRVLVPQGAAPRQAVERLLAEDPPRVPGEEAVEAYYQAHREDFVRPERVRLRQILVAERETAEEALRRLGRGEDFGAVAQGLSGDLNASSGGFQGELARDELPPAFAAPIFALEPGEVSAIIEAEYGFHLFQVVARLPAEEVSQAAVRSEIERRLLQAATAERVAQLAAEARNRYTLEVFVRNLPFNYQSSSRDES; encoded by the coding sequence ATGAGGGGTCATCGGGCTCTGCTCCTGCTGGTCGCGCTGGCCGTTCTGTTCGGCTGCCCGATCGGTGGGCCGCAGCCGGCGCCGGACCTGGCGGCGCGCATCGACGACGAGGCGGTGCGCTATCGCGAGTTCGAGCTCTACCTCGAAGAGCTCCTCGGGGAATCCGGGAGCAGCCTCGAGAGCACCGTGCTGTCGCGCCTCTTCGATGGCTTCTTGGAGGAGCGGCTACTGGTCAAGCTGGCGGTCGACCGGGTGCTGGTGCCGCAAGGCGCGGCGCCGCGGCAGGCGGTCGAGCGACTGTTGGCGGAAGACCCGCCGCGCGTCCCCGGGGAGGAGGCCGTCGAGGCCTACTACCAGGCCCACCGCGAAGATTTCGTTCGCCCCGAGCGGGTGCGCTTGCGGCAGATCCTGGTCGCCGAGCGAGAAACGGCCGAGGAAGCCCTGCGACGCCTTGGTCGCGGTGAGGATTTCGGTGCCGTGGCGCAGGGCTTGTCGGGCGACCTCAATGCCTCCTCGGGCGGCTTCCAGGGGGAGCTGGCGCGGGATGAGCTGCCGCCCGCCTTTGCGGCTCCGATCTTCGCCCTCGAGCCGGGTGAGGTGAGCGCGATCATCGAGGCCGAGTACGGATTCCACCTCTTCCAGGTGGTGGCCCGGCTACCGGCCGAGGAGGTGTCGCAGGCCGCCGTGCGCAGCGAGATCGAGCGTCGCTTGCTGCAGGCCGCGACCGCAGAACGGGTCGCCCAATTGGCTGCAGAAGCGCGGAACCGATACACTCTGGAGGTCTTTGTCAGGAACCTCCCGTTCAACTACCAGAGCTCCTCGCGTGATGAATCGTAG
- a CDS encoding peptidyl-prolyl cis-trans isomerase: MNRSFLPVIFLSLLALPVSADTVFKVVMNVNDEIHSLYEYQQRKTELERSIQAQTNISPARRQELLDNLPKQVFRQMYEELLLLSRARRAGVFVSEEDVDKQIGRIQDRFGIENEEEFQLALAQNGMRIEDLREQTRRQMMIDNLLFQEVSSKIEVPEEVLRRYYRENPDQFTQSEKLRLQEIVVLEDSGLSEDELARIADEVRAAVAAGGDLAKIAETRSSSGETSALIELGWISSGDLSKDLEEAVWDLEVDQISAPVAARGGLHLVQVLEREEAVVLPYTEVSDRIRRREENLRYGKAVGEFMERLESEAWVELDPPPEAVGFRDLGSGTADEKTPPPPPAEASDEDAADPST; the protein is encoded by the coding sequence ATGAATCGTAGTTTTCTCCCGGTGATCTTTCTCTCCCTGCTGGCGCTGCCGGTGTCCGCGGACACCGTGTTCAAGGTGGTGATGAACGTCAATGACGAGATTCACAGCCTGTACGAATATCAGCAGCGCAAGACGGAGCTCGAGCGCTCGATCCAAGCGCAGACCAACATTTCTCCGGCGCGCCGGCAGGAGCTGCTGGACAACTTGCCGAAGCAGGTCTTCCGGCAGATGTACGAAGAGCTTCTCCTGCTGTCGCGGGCTCGCCGCGCGGGAGTTTTCGTCAGCGAAGAGGATGTCGACAAGCAGATCGGTCGCATCCAGGATCGCTTCGGAATCGAGAACGAGGAGGAGTTCCAGCTGGCGCTGGCGCAGAACGGTATGCGCATCGAGGATCTGCGCGAGCAGACCCGCCGCCAGATGATGATCGACAACCTACTGTTCCAAGAGGTGTCGTCCAAGATCGAGGTTCCGGAAGAGGTGCTGCGGCGCTACTACCGCGAGAATCCGGACCAGTTCACCCAGTCCGAGAAGCTGCGGCTGCAAGAGATCGTGGTACTGGAAGACAGTGGCTTGTCGGAGGATGAGCTCGCGCGGATTGCCGACGAGGTGCGCGCCGCGGTGGCGGCCGGTGGTGACCTCGCCAAGATCGCCGAAACCCGCTCCTCCTCTGGCGAGACCAGCGCTCTGATCGAGCTCGGGTGGATCTCGTCCGGGGACCTGTCGAAGGATCTCGAAGAGGCGGTGTGGGATCTCGAAGTGGACCAGATCAGCGCCCCCGTCGCGGCTCGTGGAGGCCTTCACCTGGTGCAGGTGCTCGAGCGCGAGGAAGCCGTAGTGCTGCCCTACACCGAGGTCTCCGACCGGATTCGCCGGCGGGAAGAGAACCTTCGCTATGGCAAAGCCGTCGGCGAGTTCATGGAGCGCCTCGAAAGCGAGGCCTGGGTCGAGCTCGATCCGCCGCCGGAGGCGGTCGGTTTCCGCGACCTCGGCTCTGGCACCGCCGACGAAAAGACGCCCCCTCCGCCGCCCGCCGAGGCGAGCGACGAAGACGCCGCCGACCCCTCGACCTAG
- a CDS encoding N(4)-(beta-N-acetylglucosaminyl)-L-asparaginase — protein MKDKALSRRTFLAATGGAALSLGWNRTTSGTSPPTGRFPVKAVSSANGLEATRRAYEGMVAGEDTLDAVVAGVNLVEDDPDDLTVGLGGLPNEEGVVELDAAVMHGPSHRAGAVASLRNIRNPSRVALEVARDTDHVLLVGEGALRFARAQGFEEENLLTDKTREIWLYWKKTLSDRDDWLTPPLDEVDPEVRKFFRLDRPTGTIHCGAVDAQGNRSCVTTTSGLAFKIPGRVGDSPIIGAGLYCDNTIGSCGSTGRGEANLQNLCSFAAVELMRQGKAPADAGLEVLRRVAATSEKRLLDDQGRPAFGLKFYLIGPNGDHAGVSMWGPAKFAVTDAQGTRHEDCAVLWEKSD, from the coding sequence ATGAAGGACAAAGCCCTCAGTCGACGCACCTTCCTCGCCGCCACCGGTGGCGCCGCTCTGAGCCTGGGATGGAACCGGACGACCTCCGGCACTTCCCCACCGACTGGCCGCTTTCCGGTCAAGGCAGTGTCGTCGGCCAATGGCCTCGAAGCCACCCGGCGTGCCTACGAGGGCATGGTGGCCGGCGAGGACACACTGGATGCGGTGGTCGCCGGCGTCAACCTGGTGGAGGACGACCCCGACGACCTGACCGTCGGCCTGGGCGGTTTACCCAACGAAGAAGGTGTGGTCGAGCTCGACGCGGCGGTGATGCACGGCCCCAGCCATCGCGCCGGCGCCGTCGCCTCGTTGCGCAACATCCGCAACCCCTCGCGAGTCGCCCTCGAGGTGGCGCGCGACACCGACCACGTCCTGTTGGTTGGCGAGGGGGCGCTGCGTTTCGCCCGCGCCCAGGGCTTCGAGGAAGAGAATCTCCTCACCGACAAGACGCGCGAAATCTGGCTCTATTGGAAGAAAACCCTCTCCGATCGCGACGACTGGCTGACTCCGCCGCTCGACGAGGTCGACCCGGAGGTGCGCAAGTTCTTCCGCCTGGACCGCCCCACCGGAACCATTCACTGCGGCGCTGTCGATGCCCAGGGCAATCGCTCCTGTGTCACCACCACCAGCGGTCTGGCCTTCAAGATTCCCGGCCGCGTGGGCGACTCGCCGATCATCGGCGCCGGCCTCTACTGCGACAACACCATCGGCTCCTGCGGCAGCACCGGCCGCGGCGAAGCCAACCTTCAGAACCTCTGCAGCTTCGCCGCTGTCGAGCTGATGCGCCAGGGCAAGGCACCGGCGGATGCTGGCCTGGAGGTCCTGCGGCGGGTCGCCGCCACCAGCGAGAAGCGCCTTCTCGACGACCAGGGGCGGCCGGCCTTCGGCCTCAAGTTCTACCTCATCGGACCGAACGGGGATCATGCCGGAGTCAGCATGTGGGGACCGGCGAAATTCGCCGTGACGGACGCCCAGGGAACTCGGCACGAGGACTGCGCCGTGCTGTGGGAGAAATCGGACTAG
- a CDS encoding zinc metalloprotease, producing MRVMIGCLAILSLAVPATASVSVEMHDDGSVVVEGQRYATIEEFQMSEQFRTGGHRCATKTPAQVDISPLLGAAGGADCSFTSTTIRPQYEFDVKGGTIYRVPVVFHIVRRDNGFGDVSEALVLSQLDIINEDFRALTGTPGAPGVDTGFEFYLPDTDPDGFPTTGIYFYNNDDWFSDPGPQVFNSMKSALAWDTTRYLNIYSNDSAGALGYATFPQNEGGTINDGVVLLWSSVGRDAPNGGIYDQGRTGTHEIGHWLGIFHNFSGSCGMPGQPYTSGDLVGDTAPQEFPLFNCPAGSATCGSTDDIDNYMNYTQDTCMSAFTAEQTNRMRCSFENYRQEIGNLLPIFGDNFETGDLTRWTSSVSGI from the coding sequence ATGCGAGTGATGATCGGATGCCTCGCTATCCTGTCCTTGGCCGTGCCCGCTACCGCCAGCGTCTCCGTCGAGATGCACGACGACGGTAGCGTGGTGGTCGAAGGCCAGCGCTACGCCACCATCGAAGAGTTCCAGATGTCGGAGCAGTTCCGCACCGGCGGACACCGCTGCGCCACCAAGACGCCTGCCCAGGTCGATATCAGCCCGCTGCTCGGAGCCGCCGGAGGAGCCGACTGCAGCTTTACCTCGACCACCATTCGCCCGCAGTACGAGTTCGATGTCAAGGGTGGCACCATCTACCGTGTTCCGGTGGTGTTCCACATCGTGCGCCGGGACAACGGTTTCGGTGATGTTTCGGAGGCTTTGGTGCTTAGCCAGCTCGACATCATCAATGAGGACTTCCGTGCCCTCACCGGCACGCCCGGTGCGCCGGGCGTCGACACCGGCTTCGAGTTCTACCTGCCGGACACCGATCCGGACGGATTCCCGACCACCGGCATCTACTTCTACAACAACGATGACTGGTTCTCGGATCCCGGCCCGCAGGTCTTCAACAGCATGAAGAGCGCGCTGGCCTGGGACACCACCCGCTACCTGAACATCTACTCCAACGATTCGGCCGGTGCCCTCGGCTACGCCACCTTCCCACAGAACGAGGGCGGCACAATCAACGATGGTGTGGTTCTGCTGTGGTCCTCCGTCGGTCGCGATGCACCCAACGGCGGCATCTACGACCAGGGCCGTACCGGCACCCACGAGATCGGCCACTGGTTGGGGATCTTCCACAACTTCTCGGGTAGCTGCGGCATGCCGGGCCAGCCCTACACTTCCGGTGACCTGGTGGGCGACACGGCGCCGCAGGAGTTCCCGTTGTTCAACTGCCCGGCGGGCTCCGCGACCTGCGGCTCGACGGACGACATCGACAACTACATGAACTACACCCAGGACACCTGCATGAGCGCCTTCACGGCGGAGCAGACCAACCGAATGCGTTGCTCCTTCGAGAACTATCGCCAGGAGATCGGCAACCTGCTGCCGATCTTCGGTGACAACTTCGAGACCGGCGACCTCACTCGCTGGACCTCCTCGGTGAGCGGCATCTAG